CAGCGGATGTCATCGCTAAGGGGAATCAGCTGTTTGCCAacatgtgagtgtgtgggtggtgggaaGGTCACAAACCTATTGGAATGCCCATAGTTTTTTAATTCACATTCAAGCGAAGCTTATAACTGTCATGCACTTTATTACAACCTAAAGATTCCATTTAAAATAGAAAGTTTACTAACTTATGATAATTAGGCTTATATATTCTTAGATGACGAGCAAGCAAACTCCTCTTTACGACACATCCAAAGTAAACTAAAGCCTTGATTACTTACCAATTTTACCAGCCGACTGACCCattgcttaattaaaatcaCAAACTGCGTGTTTCGCTTCCCGAAAGGCACAAGAaacaacagccacaacaacTAGGACACACACAACTTCTTTGGCATTGAATTTTCACGTGGCCCAGCCCTCGGATTCGCTTGATATTATGTGCACCGTGAGCCGATCATGTGCAATTGGCAGGCTAGCTCACTTCCGGAATTATAGTCGTTAATTGTGATGCATTTTAAAGCtttgtttaattgttatttGGATGGAGCTGCCGGTCGCAAGGCTTTTTTTAAGTGTGACCGCGTTAGTGTTTAAATGTGACAGGCGAACTTTACCAACGGCCATCCAAAAATATACCAAGCAATACAATTAGTAAACAAAACACTGAACCCGCTAGAAAGCCCATTtactttgtttataaataaaataaaaccattaaTATATGAATTGATCTAAAGTGATGACGTatcaaaaagaaaacttaTTGGGAATAAATCACAGGATACGAAAAGCCGTGATTTCATGCGATATTTTCATTAAGCGGAACTACGCCGATATATACCACACAACAAGCGATTCCTTGGTATTTTTGGCCACCTCGCCTGCGGTCACACTCCACGCAACCTCTGGCAAAAAACTACGCGAAAAATATGCCATAAAAAGCGAGAATCGAtcttatttatatatctttCGCGGATTACAAAGTGCGTAGCAGCCGCGGGCCGACCAGAGCCCCGCCAACCAACAACTCCCGCCGCCCAAGGACACAGAGAAAACCGGCAAGAAGATGGCCGATCCGCTCAGTCTGCTGCGGCAGTacaacataaacaaaaaggAGATTGTCGAGCGCGACAGCCAGATTATCTTCGGCGAGTTCTCCTGGCCGAAGAGCGTGAAGACCAACTATCTCAAATATGGGTAAGTGGCGTCAGGATGATCTTTAAGTCTGCCAGCCATACCCACTTTCTCTGACACTTGTCTCCCATCGCATAGCTCCGGCAAGAAGGGCGCTCCACGTGAGTACTACACGCTGGAGTGCCTGCTGTACCTGCTCAAGAATGTGATGCTGCAGCACTCGGTATACGTGCGACAGTGCGCCGCCGAGGACATACCCGCTGTGAATCGGCCGGATCGTAAAGAGCTCCTGGCCTATCTGAATGGAGAGACGCCAACCTGCGCCAGCATCGACAAGAGTGCCCCGCTGGAGATCCCCACCCAGGTGAAACGAGCTGCGGAAGGTGAACCTTCCAGTGTTGAGGTGGCTGCCAAGAAGGCGCGCTTTGAGGAGACTCAAGTGCAGAAGGTGCGCGAGCAACTGGCCGCCCGATGGGATGTCAACCAGAAGGAGACCGCTGTCAACATGGACAACATCAAGTCGCTGTCCGAGACGATGTCCGTGGAGAAGATTGCGGCCATCAAGGCAAAGCGTTTGGCTAACAAGCGAACGACCATTAAAAGGACGGACAATGACGAGACCATGGGCACTGATTTGCGTGCGATCCTGGACTATGATGTGGACTCCACGAAGGACATTATCAGCAGAGAGCGACAGTGGCGCACGCGAACATCGATTCTGCAAAGCACGGGCAAGATCTTTGCCAAGAACATCTTCGCCATGCTGCAGGGCATCAAGGCGCGCGAGGAGGGACGCAATCGTCCGCAGGTGCCTAATCCCATCAAGATGCCGGAGCCGGCGCGAATAGCCAAGCCACAGCCGCAGCTATCGCAATACAATCGTTACGATCAGGAGCGCTTCAATCGGCAAAAGGAGGAGACCGAGGGCTTTAAGATCGATACGCTCGGAACATACCACGGTATGTCGCTGAAATCCGTGACGGAGGGCTCACTGGCTCAGCGTAAGGCGCAGGCCAACAACTTACCGGGAGCACCGGGCGGAATACCAGGAGCAGCCGCCGTTCGGCCCAAGGAATTGCTTCCTGCGGCTCAAGCCCGACAACTGCCCGCCAACGGCCCATCGAAGCGACCCTCTCGCACCCCCATTATCATCATACCGTCTGCCAACACAAGCCTCATCACCATGCTCAACGTGAAGGATATTCTGCAGGAGCTGCGCTTCATGTCCACCGCGGAGAAAAAGCTGCAAGGCTGCCAGCGCGACAGCGAAGTGCTGTTACAGGTGCGATTTAATGTGACGAATTATCTTCAAATGGTTTATATAGCAAAAGGTGTTATGGCATTTGTTTCCGAAGATGTATTCAGTTTCCTATTAAACCATTAAAGAACAGAGTGGAATACACCAATGCTAATTTACGTTCTCTTACATTCCCACCAAATAGCGAAAACGCAACAATCAGACTGTGTCTTACCGGGTGATAGACAATCCCATCAAGCTCTCGCAACAGGACTGGCAACGGGTGGTGGCCGTCTTCGTTATGGGACCCCAGTGGCAGTTCAAGGGCTGGCCTTGGGACGGCAATCCCGTCGAGATATTCTCAAAGAGTCAGTAAAATCTCTCCAAGCTCTTGAATTTGATTCACTATGTTTCCCTTTTCTCCCCACCGCAGTTTGCGCTTTTCATTTGTGCTTTAGCGAGTTGAAATTGGACTCGAACGTGGAGCGCTGGTCTGTAACGCTGCTGCGACTCTCGCAAAACAAGCGGCATCTGGATCGGGCTGTGCTCAGCAAATTTTGGGAAACTTTGGACAAGTAAGTGCCTACATTGTTACATTCCACTATTGTCCCATTGCAAAACATTCAAAATGTATTCTTTTTTAGATATATGGCCAAGTACAAGCCCGATCTGCGGTTCTAACCCTTACCGCATACTTAAACGTTCTGCTGAATAACGACACCTGCACAGTTTCCAATCCCACTCCGAAGTAGTTACCATTATATAAATAACAGTCTGTAACTTTGCAACAATCGACGCAAGTATGCAACAGTGACCCGAATCTGGGTCATTTGGCCAGTCCAATTTCCCGATTAATCCCTGTCCAGGACTCTCTCGCTTTTGGCAGCCGCATTACAAGTCGCAGGCCTGCGATGGTGCAAATAGGCCCAAATAGGCAGTTAGAGGTTAAGATTAAGAGTTTTTCGTTCGACTTGTACAATGTAAACTATAAAACACACGGATACGGATCCGAAACCaagtaatttgtatttttagtgATAATAAACAGTTACAAGCCAATTTGTTTCGGTTATGCAACCAGAAGGTAACAtaattggcatttatttgGCTGTCATCAAGGATATTTACTTGCAACTATTTAACCTTTTCAAagttcatattcatattcaacatgataagAACGTGTTCATACCGCCCGCTGTTGAAGTCGCAAATCAAACGTTTCAACGCCGTAGTAGTAAGATTTCATTATCTCTGTTTATATTGCGAAATACGTTCACATGTAGTGTACAATCGTCATGTTAGCTGGTGGTCAGTAACTTTACTCTCTTATATAGGTTAGcgattaaataaaaatactataGCACAGAGTACTCTGTGACACTTCCCGGCGTATCTTCAGGAGGACTTGCGGTCGTCGAACTGCCTCCTTGCCGCCTTCAGGGTGTTGTGCAT
This genomic stretch from Drosophila yakuba strain Tai18E2 chromosome 3R, Prin_Dyak_Tai18E2_2.1, whole genome shotgun sequence harbors:
- the LOC6536311 gene encoding parafibromin, with translation MADPLSLLRQYNINKKEIVERDSQIIFGEFSWPKSVKTNYLKYGSGKKGAPREYYTLECLLYLLKNVMLQHSVYVRQCAAEDIPAVNRPDRKELLAYLNGETPTCASIDKSAPLEIPTQVKRAAEGEPSSVEVAAKKARFEETQVQKVREQLAARWDVNQKETAVNMDNIKSLSETMSVEKIAAIKAKRLANKRTTIKRTDNDETMGTDLRAILDYDVDSTKDIISRERQWRTRTSILQSTGKIFAKNIFAMLQGIKAREEGRNRPQVPNPIKMPEPARIAKPQPQLSQYNRYDQERFNRQKEETEGFKIDTLGTYHGMSLKSVTEGSLAQRKAQANNLPGAPGGIPGAAAVRPKELLPAAQARQLPANGPSKRPSRTPIIIIPSANTSLITMLNVKDILQELRFMSTAEKKLQGCQRDSEVLLQRKRNNQTVSYRVIDNPIKLSQQDWQRVVAVFVMGPQWQFKGWPWDGNPVEIFSKICAFHLCFSELKLDSNVERWSVTLLRLSQNKRHLDRAVLSKFWETLDKYMAKYKPDLRF